A genomic segment from Gloeocapsopsis sp. IPPAS B-1203 encodes:
- a CDS encoding GIY-YIG nuclease family protein, with the protein MTTEIKTSLTDLEYISYIDADGQLPEGLQSQVGVYAIFDSDRVLQFVGYSRDVFLSLKQHLVRQPEKCQWLKVQTISRPSRTILESIKEAWIAENGSIPPGNTTATTQWTEPIDAKLAMTADEQISYQAGDELTQIKLLKSVARRVEATIISNLESRGIRVAIRFNPKLKEKGILDLT; encoded by the coding sequence ATGACTACAGAAATAAAGACTTCCTTAACAGATCTAGAGTATATCTCCTACATTGACGCAGACGGTCAACTACCTGAAGGCTTGCAAAGTCAAGTTGGTGTTTATGCTATTTTTGACAGCGATCGCGTACTCCAGTTTGTTGGGTATTCGCGCGATGTGTTTCTCAGCCTCAAGCAACACTTGGTACGTCAGCCCGAAAAATGTCAATGGCTGAAAGTGCAAACAATTAGTCGTCCTAGTCGCACAATTTTAGAATCAATCAAAGAAGCTTGGATAGCAGAAAATGGCTCAATTCCTCCAGGAAATACTACCGCTACAACACAGTGGACTGAACCGATTGATGCCAAATTAGCAATGACAGCAGATGAGCAAATTAGTTATCAAGCAGGTGACGAACTAACACAAATTAAGTTACTAAAAAGTGTAGCTCGTAGAGTCGAAGCAACAATAATATCAAATTTAGAATCGCGTGGTATCCGAGTTGCAATTCGCTTTAATCCAAAACTGAAGGAAAAAGGCATTTTAGACTTAACATAA
- a CDS encoding TetR/AcrR family transcriptional regulator, protein MISQTTKSSPGRPRSTEVNQAILQATLDLLAEVGYQGLSIEAIAARAGVGKTTIYRRYHSKEELIAEAIEHNRPQLVIPDTGSLWADLEEIHKQAAEIDLSPLGRQTIAMIISLASTVPHFAEIYWKKYVIPRRKVASVIFERAKARGELSPEVDADLICDLMTGLLFKSILFQPETEQIESYMRRALDFLLKGVTSKLL, encoded by the coding sequence ATGATCAGTCAAACAACAAAAAGCTCGCCAGGAAGACCCCGAAGTACCGAAGTTAATCAAGCAATTTTACAAGCAACGCTCGATTTGTTGGCAGAAGTAGGATATCAAGGATTAAGTATTGAAGCGATCGCAGCGCGTGCAGGTGTAGGAAAAACAACAATTTACCGTCGTTATCATTCTAAAGAAGAGTTGATTGCTGAAGCGATAGAACACAATCGACCGCAACTAGTCATACCAGACACGGGAAGTTTATGGGCAGATTTGGAAGAAATACATAAACAAGCTGCCGAGATTGACCTTTCCCCATTAGGTCGTCAAACGATAGCAATGATTATCAGCCTTGCTTCAACAGTTCCCCATTTTGCTGAAATTTATTGGAAAAAATATGTGATACCTCGACGTAAAGTTGCATCTGTCATTTTTGAACGAGCAAAAGCAAGAGGTGAATTATCTCCAGAGGTTGATGCTGACTTGATTTGCGATCTAATGACAGGCTTATTATTCAAGTCGATCCTGTTCCAACCTGAAACTGAGCAAATCGAAAGTTATATGCGCCGTGCCTTGGATTTTCTCCTTAAAGGCGTTACCTCAAAATTGTTGTAG
- a CDS encoding efflux RND transporter periplasmic adaptor subunit — protein sequence MAQSNSDYPKAPERTLDESSPRRKSRSRSKRRNRWIAIISAVVLLTGLGFGWRWWVSSRSGAESSAAGQMQEIPVKLETLETTTVENTTDFIGSLESQRAVTLRPEVTGRVSRILVDSGDRVSAGTSLIQLRPDQQQANLASVQASVNSARAIRANAQSQIEALEAERIAQQAEVELQEEEFRRISTLVNQGALPRQQLDSVVRDRRTAQANLNAINRRIQAARASLQEAEAGLQQAQANAQRATAELQETTITAPFSGIVGDIPVRLGDVVTNSDTLTTVTQNSPLELRLSIPLERAPDLRQGQQVELTDTQGNIITTGQISFIAPRVDPNAQSILAKATFSNQEERLRDGQFVRARVIWSEQPGILIPTTAITRLAGEPFIFVAETPQPGGDAPLAAPEGAPTPKLIARQRPVELGSLQGNNYQVLSGVEPGEQVVVSGILNLMDGAPIVPDTAMSQPVGANVPQ from the coding sequence ATGGCGCAATCTAATTCCGATTACCCAAAAGCACCTGAGCGGACTCTTGATGAGTCATCACCAAGGAGAAAATCTCGGTCGAGATCAAAACGTCGTAATCGTTGGATTGCAATTATTAGTGCAGTTGTTTTGTTGACTGGTTTGGGGTTTGGTTGGCGGTGGTGGGTAAGCAGTCGTAGCGGTGCTGAGAGTTCTGCAGCCGGACAAATGCAGGAAATTCCTGTCAAATTAGAAACTTTAGAGACGACAACAGTGGAAAACACCACTGATTTTATTGGCTCACTAGAATCGCAACGCGCCGTCACACTTCGTCCCGAAGTCACAGGGCGAGTCAGTCGCATTTTAGTAGATTCAGGCGATCGCGTCAGTGCGGGGACATCACTCATTCAACTGCGACCGGATCAGCAGCAAGCGAACCTCGCAAGTGTCCAAGCAAGCGTTAATTCAGCGCGAGCAATTCGTGCTAACGCCCAATCACAGATAGAAGCATTAGAAGCCGAGCGCATCGCCCAACAGGCAGAAGTTGAGCTGCAGGAAGAAGAATTTCGGCGAATTTCGACATTAGTGAATCAAGGTGCATTACCACGACAACAGTTAGATAGTGTTGTCCGCGATCGCCGCACTGCCCAAGCAAACCTCAACGCGATTAATCGTCGAATTCAAGCGGCACGGGCAAGCTTGCAAGAAGCAGAGGCAGGACTACAGCAAGCACAAGCGAATGCTCAACGAGCTACTGCCGAACTTCAGGAAACTACTATTACAGCACCCTTTAGCGGCATTGTGGGCGATATCCCAGTACGTCTTGGCGATGTTGTAACAAACAGCGATACACTTACCACAGTTACTCAAAACAGTCCACTAGAACTGCGGCTATCAATTCCTTTAGAACGCGCACCAGATTTACGCCAAGGTCAACAAGTAGAATTAACTGATACCCAGGGAAACATCATTACTACTGGACAAATCAGCTTTATTGCACCGCGAGTAGACCCTAACGCACAAAGTATTTTGGCAAAGGCAACTTTCAGTAACCAAGAAGAACGACTCCGCGATGGTCAATTCGTCCGCGCCAGGGTGATTTGGTCGGAACAACCAGGAATTTTGATTCCGACAACTGCAATTACGCGATTAGCCGGAGAACCTTTCATCTTTGTTGCTGAAACCCCACAACCAGGAGGTGATGCACCATTAGCAGCGCCGGAAGGTGCCCCCACACCTAAACTGATCGCACGACAGCGCCCTGTGGAGCTTGGTAGTCTTCAAGGTAATAATTATCAAGTACTTTCGGGTGTAGAACCAGGAGAGCAAGTTGTTGTTTCTGGAATTCTCAATCTGATGGATGGTGCGCCCATTGTACCGGATACCGCAATGTCTCAGCCGGTAGGAGCTAACGTACCACAGTAA
- a CDS encoding efflux RND transporter permease subunit — translation MFVELFIKRPVVSIVCAIIIVLIGAASIPNLPIAQYPEIAPPQVTVTANYIGASAEVVENTVTNILEQAVNGAEGVRYISSSSSNNGNSSINLTFETGRNIDLAAVDVQNRVATVQPQLPESVQRTGVTVLKQSTGFLMAIGLYSDNGQYTNTFLSNYADLYIVDALRRIQGVSEVQVFGERRYAMRLWVDPEQLASRALTMQDVVDALNEQNIQVGAGQLGQPPIPNEQQYQLDLEARTQFNDASQFEDLILRTEENGSLVRFRDVGRVELGAQDYSTILRFRGIEATGLGISQLPGSNALEVAAAVKAELERLGQRFPPGMTYQIAFDTTAFVQQSLTEVVTTLIQAIALVVLIIFIFLQDWRTTLIPAITIPASLIGTFIFVQVFGFSINTLTLFGLTLATGMVVDDAIIVVENISRLIQDQGMNPRAAAIESMRELTSAVIATSLVLMAVFVPVAFFPGSTGALYRQFALTIAFSITVSTFLALTFTPSMSAKLLRQGQHPPRWLAWFFNRFNRFLDNSQRGYARSLRTLMRFKMIVLGVFVLALGLTAWMFARVPSGFLPDEDQGYFITLVQAPEGVSLNYTSDVIARVEQELKQVPEIAASFAVAGFSFTGSSANNGIIFSNLRPWEERREAGQSVDAIIGQLFGRFAAITEARILPLNPPAIQGLGTFGGFSFQLQDRRGVNDLNSLVQAAGQIMGQANQTPGLQQVFTTFAASTPKLSIDIDRDTAKALQVSVDDILNTIQTAIASQYVNDFTLGQRNYRVYVQADQRFRSEPGDISRLYVRSATGQMIPLSNLVSLTPETGAQTINHFNLFRSIEITGSAAPGFSSGDAIQAMEEVAADVLPPGLDYQWSGTSLEEIESGGQAPIIFGLGLVFVFLVLAAQYENFIDPFIIMLAVPLAILGALIAQSLRGLINDVYCQVGLVMLIGLASKNSILIVEFANQLRAEGLPLAKAAIEAARERLRPILMTAISTLVGIFPLVVATGAGAGSRQSLGTAVFGGMLVATFLSLFVIPVLYVVVVSIEESVRSRFGWSKFDENLDS, via the coding sequence ATGTTTGTCGAACTGTTTATCAAACGCCCTGTTGTCTCGATTGTCTGCGCCATCATTATTGTCTTGATAGGCGCAGCGAGTATTCCTAATTTACCAATTGCGCAGTATCCAGAGATTGCACCGCCGCAGGTGACAGTCACAGCTAACTACATTGGAGCAAGTGCCGAAGTCGTTGAAAACACGGTGACAAACATTTTAGAGCAAGCAGTCAACGGGGCAGAAGGCGTTCGCTACATTTCCTCATCGAGTAGTAACAACGGCAATAGCTCGATTAATCTCACGTTTGAAACTGGACGCAATATTGATCTTGCTGCTGTAGACGTGCAAAACCGTGTTGCGACTGTTCAACCACAACTGCCAGAAAGTGTCCAGCGAACAGGAGTCACAGTTCTGAAGCAGTCAACAGGATTTTTGATGGCGATCGGGCTGTACTCGGATAATGGTCAGTACACAAATACCTTCTTGAGTAACTATGCTGACCTCTATATTGTCGATGCCCTCAGAAGAATTCAAGGCGTCAGTGAGGTGCAAGTATTTGGAGAACGTCGCTATGCGATGCGGTTGTGGGTCGATCCTGAACAGCTTGCAAGTCGGGCGTTAACGATGCAGGATGTAGTAGATGCCCTAAATGAGCAAAATATCCAAGTTGGAGCAGGGCAACTCGGACAACCACCAATTCCCAACGAACAACAGTATCAATTAGATTTAGAGGCACGCACGCAGTTCAACGATGCTTCCCAATTCGAGGATTTGATTTTAAGAACTGAAGAAAATGGCTCACTCGTGCGGTTTCGCGATGTTGGTCGGGTTGAACTCGGCGCACAAGATTATAGTACTATTTTGCGGTTTCGCGGTATTGAAGCAACAGGATTAGGAATTTCTCAACTACCTGGAAGTAATGCGCTTGAAGTTGCCGCAGCGGTAAAAGCCGAATTAGAACGACTTGGGCAGCGGTTTCCACCAGGGATGACGTATCAGATTGCGTTTGATACAACGGCATTTGTGCAACAATCACTCACTGAAGTTGTCACTACGTTGATTCAGGCGATCGCACTTGTTGTCTTAATCATTTTCATCTTTCTGCAAGACTGGCGCACTACCCTCATTCCGGCAATTACGATTCCAGCTTCGCTGATCGGTACGTTTATCTTTGTGCAAGTTTTTGGGTTTTCGATCAATACTTTGACACTGTTCGGATTAACGCTTGCTACAGGGATGGTCGTCGATGACGCAATTATCGTTGTCGAAAATATTTCCCGTCTGATTCAAGATCAAGGAATGAACCCGCGAGCAGCCGCCATTGAGTCGATGCGCGAGTTAACAAGTGCCGTTATTGCAACTTCGCTTGTGTTGATGGCGGTATTTGTTCCGGTGGCGTTTTTCCCTGGTTCTACAGGCGCACTGTATCGTCAATTTGCGTTGACAATTGCGTTTTCAATTACTGTATCAACCTTTCTCGCGCTGACGTTTACACCATCAATGTCGGCAAAGTTGTTGCGACAAGGACAGCACCCCCCACGGTGGTTAGCATGGTTTTTCAATCGTTTCAATCGTTTTTTGGATAATTCGCAACGCGGATATGCGCGATCGCTGCGCACGCTGATGCGGTTTAAAATGATCGTGCTGGGTGTTTTTGTCTTAGCTTTGGGCTTGACAGCTTGGATGTTTGCTCGCGTCCCTTCAGGCTTTTTACCCGATGAAGATCAAGGCTACTTTATTACACTCGTGCAAGCGCCCGAAGGTGTTTCCCTCAACTACACGAGCGATGTGATTGCGCGGGTTGAGCAGGAACTAAAACAAGTTCCAGAAATTGCGGCTAGCTTTGCCGTTGCAGGATTTAGCTTTACTGGTAGTAGTGCCAACAACGGTATTATATTTTCTAATCTCAGACCTTGGGAAGAACGCCGCGAAGCAGGACAATCGGTAGATGCAATTATTGGTCAATTGTTTGGTCGATTTGCAGCCATTACCGAGGCGAGGATTTTACCACTCAATCCACCAGCAATTCAAGGATTAGGAACCTTTGGCGGATTCAGCTTTCAGTTACAAGATCGCCGTGGTGTGAATGACCTCAATTCACTCGTGCAAGCTGCTGGACAAATTATGGGACAAGCCAATCAAACCCCTGGTTTGCAGCAAGTATTTACAACCTTTGCCGCAAGTACGCCTAAACTGTCAATTGATATTGACCGCGATACTGCTAAGGCACTTCAGGTTTCGGTTGATGATATTTTAAATACAATCCAAACTGCGATCGCGTCGCAATATGTCAACGATTTTACCTTGGGACAGCGCAACTATCGAGTTTACGTACAAGCTGACCAGCGATTTCGTTCTGAACCAGGAGATATTAGTCGTTTGTATGTGCGATCGGCAACGGGACAAATGATTCCACTCAGCAATCTTGTCTCACTGACTCCTGAAACTGGTGCGCAAACGATTAACCACTTTAATCTGTTCCGCTCAATTGAAATTACTGGTTCAGCCGCACCTGGCTTTAGTTCAGGTGATGCAATTCAAGCGATGGAAGAGGTCGCGGCTGATGTCTTGCCGCCTGGATTAGACTATCAATGGTCAGGAACATCATTGGAAGAAATCGAATCTGGAGGACAAGCCCCAATCATCTTTGGTTTAGGATTAGTCTTTGTTTTCTTAGTGCTGGCAGCACAATACGAAAACTTTATCGACCCTTTTATTATCATGCTGGCAGTGCCACTCGCGATTTTGGGTGCGTTGATTGCCCAGTCGCTACGCGGGTTGATTAATGATGTGTACTGTCAAGTAGGGTTAGTGATGTTGATTGGTTTAGCAAGTAAAAACTCGATTCTCATTGTCGAGTTCGCAAACCAACTACGCGCTGAGGGATTACCCCTGGCGAAGGCTGCGATTGAAGCGGCGCGGGAACGTTTACGTCCGATTTTGATGACCGCGATTTCTACCTTAGTTGGTATTTTTCCTTTGGTTGTTGCCACAGGTGCAGGCGCAGGTAGCCGTCAGTCATTAGGAACTGCGGTTTTTGGTGGAATGTTAGTGGCAACATTTTTGTCGTTATTTGTTATACCTGTGCTCTATGTTGTCGTCGTTTCAATCGAAGAAAGTGTGCGATCGCGCTTCGGTTGGTCCAAGTTCGATGAAAACCTTGATAGTTAG
- a CDS encoding Lin0512 family protein produces MTRKRLIIEMGMGIDQHGQEPTVAAARAVRNAIAHNALPGVWEVAGLEDPNQMIVEVKVAVPYPEQVRAAEVLAVLPFGQKTLSVESGGMIVQGKAIPDLNDKNDEMLIAVAAVTVWIE; encoded by the coding sequence GTGACTCGCAAACGTTTAATTATTGAAATGGGGATGGGAATCGATCAGCACGGGCAAGAGCCAACAGTTGCTGCAGCAAGGGCGGTGCGAAATGCGATCGCGCATAATGCTTTACCTGGGGTTTGGGAAGTTGCGGGCTTAGAAGATCCTAATCAGATGATTGTCGAAGTAAAGGTCGCTGTTCCCTATCCCGAACAAGTTCGCGCAGCCGAGGTTCTAGCAGTCTTGCCTTTTGGTCAGAAAACTCTGAGTGTTGAATCAGGCGGCATGATCGTTCAGGGCAAAGCAATTCCTGATTTGAACGATAAAAATGATGAGATGTTGATTGCCGTTGCTGCTGTAACAGTTTGGATTGAGTAA
- a CDS encoding EVE domain-containing protein, translating into MNYWLIKSEPKIYSIDDLKRDRETVWDGVRNYQARNFLRQMQVGDLAFFYHSNIAFPSLVGLVRVVATLADPTQFDFNSRYYDPKSTPEFPRWQTVRVEFVETFPLISRETLKQEFSTEELIVLRQGNRLSVMPVAEEVARQILILANSKIAQS; encoded by the coding sequence ATGAATTATTGGCTAATAAAATCAGAACCAAAAATTTACAGTATCGACGATCTCAAGCGCGATCGTGAAACTGTTTGGGATGGAGTGCGTAACTATCAAGCGCGTAACTTCTTGCGACAAATGCAAGTTGGGGACTTAGCTTTTTTCTACCATTCCAACATAGCTTTTCCTAGTTTGGTTGGCTTAGTGCGCGTTGTTGCTACACTTGCCGATCCGACTCAGTTTGACTTTAATAGTCGTTACTACGATCCTAAATCGACTCCTGAATTTCCCCGCTGGCAAACAGTGCGCGTCGAATTTGTAGAAACTTTTCCATTAATATCGCGAGAAACGCTCAAGCAAGAATTTAGTACAGAAGAACTTATCGTCCTTAGACAGGGCAATCGTCTGTCGGTGATGCCAGTAGCAGAAGAAGTCGCCCGCCAAATTTTAATACTGGCTAATTCTAAAATAGCTCAAAGTTGA
- a CDS encoding response regulator: MCSYINIPPLQLEGIKVLVVDDEIDNRELVAIILEQAGANVVTAASADKALQVLHEDFDALLCNIEMPNIDGYTLLRQIKSQLHQQIVAIALTAYAGTINQQQARNAGFEKLLAKPIEPTTLINAIVNTIKQ, translated from the coding sequence ATGTGCTCATATATCAATATACCTCCCCTGCAACTTGAAGGTATTAAGGTGTTAGTAGTTGACGATGAAATAGATAATCGCGAGCTAGTTGCGATTATCCTTGAACAGGCAGGAGCAAACGTAGTTACAGCCGCATCTGCTGATAAAGCATTACAAGTGCTCCACGAAGATTTTGATGCACTGCTATGCAATATTGAGATGCCTAATATTGATGGCTATACACTGCTACGTCAGATTAAATCACAACTACATCAGCAGATTGTCGCAATTGCTCTCACAGCTTATGCAGGTACCATTAATCAGCAGCAGGCTAGAAATGCAGGCTTTGAAAAACTCCTTGCTAAACCAATCGAACCCACAACACTAATAAATGCAATTGTCAACACTATAAAGCAATAG
- a CDS encoding response regulator: MTYNSMNGFGHDSFQENLISIDRSVSWRSLEKLRILVVDDNADDRELLALIIEQEGGEVVLAASANEALDCCQRVNINVLVSDICMPGEDGYTLIKKIRELSLPSQSQIPAIALSSSLSETYREQALTAGFQKYLLKPVDLDELIRAINELVT, from the coding sequence ATGACATATAACTCAATGAATGGGTTCGGTCATGACAGCTTTCAGGAAAATCTGATTTCAATAGATCGTTCTGTATCTTGGCGATCGCTTGAGAAGTTGCGAATCTTAGTTGTAGACGATAACGCAGACGATCGCGAACTTTTGGCATTGATAATCGAGCAAGAAGGAGGAGAAGTTGTTTTAGCAGCATCGGCAAACGAAGCACTCGATTGCTGTCAAAGAGTCAATATTAATGTTTTAGTCAGTGATATTTGTATGCCTGGTGAGGATGGCTATACTCTGATCAAAAAAATCAGGGAGCTATCTCTACCATCACAAAGCCAAATCCCAGCGATCGCACTATCAAGTTCTCTTTCAGAAACCTACCGAGAACAAGCTCTTACAGCTGGATTTCAGAAATATTTGCTCAAGCCAGTCGATTTAGATGAGCTTATTCGTGCAATCAATGAATTAGTTACCTAA
- a CDS encoding response regulator transcription factor encodes MRILLVEDHALMRRGMRSQFALEPDFLIVGEAADGVQAVELAKQLKPDMVLMDIDLPLMDGITATQQIKSNCLTSHVLALTAFDQDFQVIGMLAAGADGYCLKSMEWEQLIAVIRLIQTGGTYLDTQVARKVCQMIKPTSESNTSVVQSEFLSQREREVLKLIAQGCSNQEIAQQLYLSLGTVKSYVRMILNKLSVDDRVQAAAKAVRERLI; translated from the coding sequence ATTCGCATTCTACTTGTTGAGGATCATGCTTTAATGCGTCGGGGAATGCGATCGCAGTTTGCCTTAGAGCCTGATTTTCTGATTGTTGGTGAGGCTGCTGATGGTGTTCAAGCAGTAGAACTAGCAAAGCAACTCAAACCGGATATGGTTTTGATGGATATTGACTTGCCTTTGATGGATGGCATTACAGCAACGCAGCAGATTAAAAGTAATTGCCTGACATCTCATGTACTAGCTTTGACAGCTTTTGACCAAGATTTTCAAGTCATTGGTATGCTAGCAGCTGGTGCTGATGGTTATTGCCTCAAGAGTATGGAGTGGGAGCAGCTAATTGCTGTGATTCGCTTAATTCAAACTGGTGGAACGTATTTAGATACTCAAGTAGCACGTAAGGTATGTCAAATGATCAAACCAACATCTGAATCAAATACCTCAGTAGTACAATCCGAATTCCTGAGTCAGCGCGAACGCGAAGTTCTCAAACTCATTGCTCAAGGATGTTCTAATCAAGAAATTGCTCAACAACTTTATCTATCACTAGGAACAGTAAAATCTTATGTACGCATGATTTTAAACAAACTTAGTGTTGACGATCGCGTCCAAGCAGCAGCTAAGGCAGTGCGCGAGCGACTTATTTAG
- a CDS encoding CHASE3 domain-containing protein, whose protein sequence is MPRLPRHLLLRTRLLAPLYTSVLVLAILVCVRAGIGFWLEFRRQDASSWVRHTLQVQSQAELLLNAALDQETGIRGYLLTEAETSLEPYKSGQIDFNNALTLLDNLVADNPEQQHRVNEIITLYNRWQREFAQPVVLGAVPESSTTLAGKLLFDPLRSQVMAMLQYEEDLLAQRNQQLYRLDQTFRIFNTLAPVLLLLGIGINLWLLHRRVEVPLYQLTSVAQAWETGQMQPRLNFQAADEIGQLAKILDRMAGEIDSRQTRSDERNRQLDDLIASLSHDLRTPLLAIRGTLRSMLNGAFGSVSDTWREVLQEYYQTNEDLLKLVEALLEVSRYEAGSKHLIYEPLDWHKIFTKAIHQECIASKSKVNFEFKVTQQLPTVYGDELEIGRVIQNLLSNAVRVSEPENRVWLEVTAENSSVRVSVSDRGCGIAPQEQEYLFHRFIQGRGRRGGAGLGLYLCRQIVEAHHGTIGVQSTLGKGSTFWFTLPTITNHLSQITNP, encoded by the coding sequence GTGCCGCGTCTTCCTAGACATTTACTATTAAGAACTCGGCTGTTAGCACCTCTATATACGAGTGTTTTGGTGTTGGCGATCCTTGTCTGCGTACGAGCAGGTATAGGGTTTTGGTTAGAATTTCGCCGTCAGGATGCATCGAGTTGGGTGCGACACACTCTACAAGTTCAAAGTCAAGCTGAACTGTTGCTGAATGCTGCTTTAGATCAAGAAACAGGAATACGCGGGTACTTACTGACGGAGGCAGAAACTTCACTAGAGCCTTACAAATCAGGACAAATTGACTTCAATAACGCCCTCACTCTGCTTGACAACCTCGTAGCAGATAATCCAGAGCAACAGCATCGCGTGAATGAAATCATTACACTTTATAATCGCTGGCAACGCGAATTTGCGCAGCCGGTTGTTTTGGGTGCAGTGCCAGAATCAAGTACCACGCTCGCAGGTAAACTGTTATTTGATCCGCTGCGATCGCAAGTAATGGCAATGTTGCAATATGAAGAAGATCTTTTAGCCCAACGCAACCAACAACTCTATCGACTCGATCAAACCTTTCGCATTTTCAACACCCTCGCGCCAGTACTTCTATTACTTGGTATTGGGATAAATCTGTGGCTACTCCATCGTCGAGTTGAAGTTCCTTTATATCAACTGACATCCGTAGCACAAGCTTGGGAAACTGGGCAGATGCAGCCACGTTTGAATTTTCAAGCTGCGGATGAAATTGGTCAACTAGCGAAAATTCTCGATCGCATGGCTGGCGAAATTGACTCGCGCCAAACTCGTAGTGACGAACGCAATCGCCAACTTGACGATCTCATTGCCTCACTTTCGCACGATTTACGCACTCCTTTACTGGCAATTCGGGGTACTTTACGCTCAATGTTAAATGGTGCATTTGGTTCCGTTAGTGATACCTGGCGTGAAGTACTGCAAGAGTATTATCAAACAAATGAAGATCTCCTCAAACTTGTGGAAGCGCTATTAGAAGTTTCTCGCTACGAAGCGGGTAGTAAACATCTGATTTACGAGCCACTCGACTGGCATAAGATCTTTACTAAAGCAATTCATCAAGAGTGCATTGCCTCAAAAAGCAAGGTAAACTTTGAGTTTAAAGTTACCCAGCAATTACCTACTGTGTATGGCGACGAGTTAGAAATTGGGCGTGTCATTCAAAATCTGCTGAGTAATGCGGTGCGAGTTAGTGAACCAGAAAATCGAGTTTGGTTAGAGGTGACAGCAGAAAACAGTAGTGTGAGAGTAAGTGTTAGCGATCGCGGTTGTGGAATTGCCCCACAAGAGCAAGAATATCTCTTTCACCGCTTTATTCAAGGGCGCGGGCGGCGTGGCGGTGCGGGTTTGGGGCTTTATCTTTGTCGCCAAATTGTGGAAGCGCATCACGGCACAATTGGAGTACAGAGTACGCTAGGAAAAGGCAGTACCTTCTGGTTTACGCTACCTACCATCACTAACCATTTGTCACAAATTACCAATCCATAG